A region of the Megalops cyprinoides isolate fMegCyp1 chromosome 21, fMegCyp1.pri, whole genome shotgun sequence genome:
TTTGGTTGGCATAGAGGGTGAAGCCTCAAAGATTCCATCTGCAGCCCAGGGCAGAACCTCCACAGGTTCCCTCCCTCTGTAACAAGGGGTTTCAGTTGGCAGCGCGGGCGGGGCCCTCTGGGATGAGTGATGTGAAGAATGTGGTGATGAACGACCAGGCAGAAGACAGGAAACCTGGCCGGGGCGCACCATTGGGGCCCTCGGggctttcctctcctctgtctgcctcctcttcctctagCCCCTCATCCATTATCCGCTCCTGCAGGAAACAGACAGTCAGAGAGTGGCCTTCTCCTCAACACAGCTGTACTCACCTTACAATACTAATTTACCCTCTGCATTAGGCCTGGTGCCTTAGAGTAGCATCAGCTCATCAATTTCTAGAGGGCCACAATCCTCAAGTTTCCCCAGCTATATCTTACCAGCTAGAGTAGCATCAGCTCATCAATTTCTAGAGGGCCACAATCCTCAAGTTTCCCCAGCTATATCTTACCAGCTAACACTTACTATGACAGTCTCAAGGAAGCACTTGGATTAAGACAAAttgcatttgtcatttgcatgaaatttgTGGCATTAGTCAGGTATTGGAGGATAAAGGGCAAGACCAGTCAATGGAAACGGAGAGGAAACACTCCACCATTTCCTGAATTCCGCGGTGTGGCTCTGCCTCCATCTCCTCTGGGTTGGCCTCGCCTCTGGGGTTCGGCAGGTCGAGCTCAGGCCTGAAGGGGAACCAGCCAGCCTGGTGTCTGTGGGGGCGGTGGAttggacacagagacacaggagcTCAAATCCAGAGACAAAGGTTTAGGCAGAGACAGATGGGCTTCAGCCCTGAGACATGAGCACAAACCCAGGGCAGCATGGGGGAGACACAGGTACCTGGCCGGTACTCACAGGTAAAGCAGCAGCATGGCTCCCGTCACCATGACGAATCGGCTGAAGGAGGAGTAGAAGTAGACAATGCTGAGCAGGATGGCGGCGCGGGACACGGTGTACACCCAGTCCAGCCAATCGCGGTTCAGCTCGTCCTCATTCAAGACCGGTCCGCCCTGGGCGTTCATCTGAATGTTGGGGTTAGCGGGGCGCTCCTCGGGGGCAGGGTCATTGGGTGGGGCTGGCTGGGGGGGTGGAGACAGGCTGGGGGCAGGGTTTCGGATTGGGCTGGGGGCCTGGGAAGAGGCCACTGCTGCCTGACTGGTGGTGGAGACAAACACCGGGCTTGTTCAGGGAAGTATTCAGCTTGAATCCAATTcatttacacttattcatttggcagatgcttttatccaaagcagttAAATGTAAACTGCACCTTCTGTATCACTGTATACTCTGCTACAACCAAGCACCTTTAATCTTGGGAAGGGTCTGGAATGGCCAGTGTAAAATGGCAGAATGAATGCACTTATGCTCATCTAAGAACACACTAGTgcttcaaacacacatttcaacatGCCTGACACTCCACCCAAATTACAGGCTTCTCTACAGCtgtaatcacattacattttacacagccaACCATCACTTCCTGACTGCATGAAAACCCAGAATATagcaaaaaacagaatgcagtgGGGTATGGAGTCACAGCCATGTGCTGGAGgtttcacagcaacagcacagtacATAGCTTAAATATCTTAAGTGTGAAAATAACCCTCAGGAATGCAGAGACAGGTCCATCCAAGGGCAGCCATTTGTAACAGCACTGAACGGCTGTCTGAGAGAACCTCTTCGAGGAAGAAATGATTTCTGCAGAGGAACTTCCTCCACCGGGAAGCATAAGCTCTCAAATTAATTGCTCTCCTGTGATCAGGTGCTAATGACAGAGAGGATTTAGACAACTGGGATATGATTTACTATAATTAATACTATCAACTCAGAGCTCACAAAGTCACAGGATCACTGCCATGCCAGACAGAATGTAAGAGAtttaaatcatttcttttttatgtgtgtgaagATATATGTTTTACATGGAAATGTATGTGATGCATTATGTACCTGCATCTCTGCATGacattaattgtatttttgggCTGATGATATTGCAATAGATGGACTGTTACACTGTGTTATAAAGACCCAATGAAAGTACAGGGCCAAGTCACATTAAAGAGCTGATGACACACTGGCTATCATTGATTTGGAATAGAAGTAAGAGGTAATGTGGCTTAATTTGTTCACCTGAAGCTGACTCAATAAACATTTACGAAGTTGATATCAATCTTTTGAATGACAGATCTACCTCTTCAAGTGTATATACACTGACGTCTGGAGAATATATGATTTATACATGCAAGTAACCTGGTGATCCTGTATAATGAAAGCGTTCTTCACTTGGGTAAGAGAATACAATGGCTGGAGAGAATATATCACCTGGTGTGCatcagcatgcatgtgtgagagacTTACTACTGCATGTAGTAGTGTCGTGCATACATCTGCTGCCACCACAGCAGCTGCATAGTGCTGTACATAGGATAGGCTGGGAAGCTTGGAGGAAAGCCCTGCTGCAGAGATAACTGGTCCCCCAAGGATCTGTAAGAGGAACATACAATCCAGTCATGACAGACAGCAGGCCTATTAGCACACTTATCACAGCATACACCATACACATTCCAGAATAAGTGTCTATTTAGACATCACAAGTACACAGTGCATATTCACCTGTTAACTCAGTTAAAGACGTTCATTTCCAGCACAGAGTCATTAGCCTGTATCACACAATGTCTAATGGCGTTGTAATGAATGATACATTTATATAGTGTTAGAtcaatttcaaaggaaaaatagTTGATGTTacaaattcattcaaattttcaaaagggggatatgaatatgaacattCCCTTTTCTGAAGAGTTTTATGATCTTGACATGAACCCGATCATAATGAGGCATACAAAAAGTTTATTTTCCAACCACTGCCAGAGTAAGGGTCAATTTCACGAGCTATTGTCCACTCGTTCTTCCCTGTTTGCCACTGAAACAGGTCTAGTCTTGTCAGAGAATTCTCCATGGCATGGCTTGTGTCTAACCAATGAAGTTACAGCAGTGTACCAGTGACAACAGTGCTCACAGAGACTGGACTAACCTGTGTATGAAGGCGGGGTTGTGGGTGTGGCCGTGGGCGGGACCTGCACGGTGCCTCAGCCCATCAGGACTCCCGTTTGCAGAGATGGGCTGGCCGTCCTGGCTGGGGAAGACGGAGGGGGCAGGGGCTCCGGAGCCATCAGCACTCTGAATAATTACACACACCAAAATCACAGGTCCTTCCCTCCATAGTACTTAACGAggaagaatgaagaaaaatccCTCCGAGTGCGGTGTTTACTTAGTGCTGGCAGGTGATTAGAGCAGAGCGCTTAT
Encoded here:
- the LOC118768740 gene encoding homocysteine-responsive endoplasmic reticulum-resident ubiquitin-like domain member 2 protein, giving the protein MDQGVVDSPVTLVIKAPNQKYDDQTINCFLNWTVEKLKTHLSKVYPSRPSSKDQRLVYSGRLLLDHLQLRDVLRKQDEYHMVHLVCASRTPPGSPQPGSCAGSPGTSVSIPSPSSADGSGAPAPSVFPSQDGQPISANGSPDGLRHRAGPAHGHTHNPAFIHRSLGDQLSLQQGFPPSFPAYPMYSTMQLLWWQQMYARHYYMQYQAAVASSQAPSPIRNPAPSLSPPPQPAPPNDPAPEERPANPNIQMNAQGGPVLNEDELNRDWLDWVYTVSRAAILLSIVYFYSSFSRFVMVTGAMLLLYLHQAGWFPFRPELDLPNPRGEANPEEMEAEPHRGIQEMERIMDEGLEEEEADRGEESPEGPNGAPRPGFLSSAWSFITTFFTSLIPEGPARAAN